One segment of Streptomyces sp. NBC_00576 DNA contains the following:
- a CDS encoding polysaccharide deacetylase family protein: MNASVPVLMYHSVTRTPNPRTRALSVTPEAFAEQMSLLANWDFHPVTTAQLADSWRRPFSMARGLPPQPVLVTFDDGYEGVHRHALPVLAELGFSSSLFVSTGWLRGAHRSGGALDTMLDWDQVRELADAGVEIGGHSHTHPELDQLDDDALRFELTRCKEIVADELGAVPVSFAYPYGYSSRRVRTAVREAGFAQALAVGNGLARRTQGPYALQRVTVRHSTSIQEFEQLIEGRAIARNFARDRALTKGYALVRRARQVRRKAISSRV, from the coding sequence ATGAACGCATCCGTGCCCGTCCTGATGTACCACTCGGTCACCCGGACGCCGAATCCCCGGACACGCGCCCTCTCGGTGACGCCCGAGGCGTTCGCCGAGCAGATGTCGCTGCTCGCGAACTGGGACTTCCATCCGGTCACCACGGCCCAACTGGCCGACTCCTGGCGCCGCCCGTTCTCGATGGCGCGGGGGCTGCCCCCGCAGCCGGTTCTGGTCACCTTCGACGACGGCTACGAGGGCGTGCACCGGCACGCCTTGCCGGTACTGGCCGAACTCGGCTTCTCCTCCTCGCTGTTCGTCTCCACGGGCTGGCTCCGGGGCGCACACCGTTCCGGCGGCGCCCTCGACACCATGCTCGACTGGGACCAGGTGCGCGAACTCGCGGACGCGGGCGTCGAGATCGGCGGCCACAGTCACACGCATCCGGAGCTGGACCAGCTCGACGACGACGCGCTGCGGTTCGAGCTGACCCGCTGCAAGGAGATCGTCGCGGACGAACTGGGTGCCGTGCCCGTGTCGTTCGCCTATCCCTACGGCTACTCCAGCCGCCGGGTGCGCACCGCTGTCCGCGAGGCGGGGTTCGCGCAGGCGCTCGCCGTCGGCAACGGTCTGGCGCGCCGGACACAGGGGCCGTACGCCCTGCAGCGCGTCACTGTGCGCCACAGCACGAGCATCCAGGAGTTCGAGCAGCTGATCGAAGGCCGCGCGATCGCCCGGAACTTCGCCCGGGACCGTGCCCTCACCAAGGGGTACGCCCTGGTCCGCAGAGCACGTCAGGTCCGCCGGAAGGCCATCAGCTCCCGTGTCTGA
- a CDS encoding glycosyltransferase family 2 protein gives MNESAVSVVVCVYTEDRWEDILAAVASVRAQSRPALETLLVVDHNQALLERLAKEYKETADVRVLANAGPRGLSAGRNTGIAASHGEIIAFLDDDAVAERDWLHHFAEGYADPRVMAVGGRTMPIWASGRRPAWFPEEFDWVVGCTYKGLPEGRVKVRNVLGGNASFRRTAFDAAGGFATGIGRDGDKRPLGCEETELCIRLTRARPDAVLLIDDRAVIHHRVPEVREHFAYFRTRTYAEGLSKALVARSVGADKGLESERRYTTRVLPAGVARGLRDALLARPGGAGRAGAIVAGVLTAAGGYVLGSLRARRGGATFTVVEIERSVEGGTA, from the coding sequence TTGAACGAGTCGGCCGTATCGGTGGTCGTCTGCGTCTACACCGAGGACCGCTGGGAGGACATCCTCGCGGCGGTCGCCTCGGTGCGGGCGCAGTCACGGCCTGCCCTGGAGACACTCCTGGTCGTCGACCACAACCAGGCTCTCCTGGAGCGGCTGGCCAAGGAGTACAAGGAGACCGCCGATGTACGGGTGCTCGCCAACGCCGGCCCGCGCGGCCTGTCGGCCGGCCGCAACACCGGAATCGCCGCCTCGCACGGAGAAATCATCGCCTTCCTCGACGACGACGCCGTGGCCGAACGCGACTGGCTGCACCACTTCGCCGAGGGATACGCGGACCCCCGGGTGATGGCCGTCGGCGGCCGTACGATGCCGATCTGGGCGTCGGGCCGCCGGCCGGCCTGGTTCCCCGAGGAGTTCGACTGGGTGGTGGGCTGCACCTACAAGGGGCTGCCCGAAGGACGCGTCAAGGTCCGCAACGTGCTCGGCGGGAACGCCTCCTTCCGACGTACGGCCTTCGACGCGGCCGGCGGTTTCGCCACCGGTATCGGACGGGACGGCGACAAGCGGCCGCTGGGCTGCGAGGAGACGGAGCTGTGCATCCGGCTCACGCGGGCCAGACCCGACGCGGTGCTGCTGATCGACGACCGTGCCGTGATCCACCACCGGGTGCCCGAGGTCCGCGAACACTTCGCGTACTTCCGCACCCGCACCTACGCCGAGGGCCTCTCGAAGGCGCTGGTCGCCCGAAGTGTCGGCGCGGACAAGGGACTTGAGTCCGAACGCCGGTACACCACCCGGGTGCTGCCCGCCGGGGTCGCGCGCGGTCTGCGCGACGCACTGCTGGCCCGGCCGGGCGGTGCGGGCCGGGCGGGCGCGATCGTCGCGGGGGTGCTGACGGCTGCGGGCGGGTACGTACTCGGGAGCCTGCGGGCGCGCCGGGGCGGGGCCACGTTCACGGTGGTGGAGATCGAGCGGAGCGTCGAAGGGGGTACGGCATGA
- a CDS encoding S8 family peptidase, whose product MAQLRSKKIRTVATTVVAAAALVGGFTALPAQAAPAPAEGKVLAAGSPTAVKDSYIVTLKKTAGLKAASSAGKNLIGEYGGTVKKTFSTALNGYTATLSATEARRLAADPSVASVEQNQTVHLDATQSSAPWGLDRIDQAALPLSGTYTYPDTAGAGVTAYVIDTGVRITHSQISGRATNGYDAVDGDTTAQDGNGHGTHVATTIAGSTYGVAKAAKIVAVRVLDNAGSGTTAGVIAGIDWVTANHSGPSVANMSLGGGASTSLDTAVSNSIASGVTYAIAAGNSSANASSYSPARVAAAITVGATTSTDARASYSNYGSVLDIFAPGSSITAGWNTSDTATNTISGTSMATPHVAGAAAVYLAGHTSATPAQVATALTSGATAGVVTSPGSGSPNRLLRLVP is encoded by the coding sequence ATGGCACAACTGCGCAGCAAGAAGATCAGGACCGTCGCGACCACCGTCGTGGCGGCCGCCGCGCTCGTCGGCGGATTCACCGCGCTTCCCGCCCAGGCCGCCCCGGCACCCGCCGAGGGCAAGGTGCTGGCCGCCGGCTCCCCCACAGCCGTCAAGGACAGCTACATCGTCACGCTCAAGAAGACGGCGGGCCTCAAAGCCGCGTCGAGCGCCGGCAAGAACCTGATCGGCGAGTACGGCGGCACGGTGAAGAAGACGTTCAGCACCGCGCTGAACGGTTACACGGCAACCCTCTCCGCCACCGAGGCCCGCAGACTCGCGGCCGACCCCTCGGTGGCTTCCGTCGAGCAGAACCAGACGGTGCACCTCGACGCCACGCAGTCCAGCGCCCCCTGGGGCCTCGACCGCATCGACCAGGCGGCCCTGCCGCTGTCCGGCACCTACACCTACCCGGACACGGCCGGCGCCGGGGTGACGGCGTACGTCATCGACACCGGTGTACGCATCACGCACTCCCAGATCAGCGGCCGGGCCACCAACGGCTACGACGCCGTGGACGGCGACACCACCGCACAGGACGGCAACGGCCACGGCACGCACGTCGCCACCACCATCGCGGGCTCGACCTACGGTGTCGCCAAGGCGGCGAAGATCGTGGCGGTCCGAGTGCTCGACAACGCCGGGTCGGGTACCACGGCCGGTGTCATCGCGGGCATCGACTGGGTGACCGCGAACCACAGCGGCCCCTCGGTCGCCAACATGTCCCTCGGCGGCGGCGCCTCGACCTCGCTGGACACCGCGGTCTCCAACTCCATAGCCAGCGGCGTGACCTACGCGATCGCGGCCGGCAACAGCAGCGCCAACGCCTCCTCCTACTCCCCCGCGCGGGTCGCGGCGGCCATCACAGTCGGCGCCACCACCAGCACGGACGCCCGGGCCAGCTACTCCAACTACGGCTCGGTCCTGGACATCTTCGCCCCGGGTTCCTCGATCACGGCGGGCTGGAACACCAGCGACACCGCGACGAACACGATCTCCGGTACGTCGATGGCCACCCCGCACGTCGCGGGTGCGGCTGCCGTCTACCTCGCGGGCCACACCTCGGCCACCCCGGCCCAGGTCGCCACGGCACTCACGAGCGGCGCCACCGCCGGCGTGGTCACCAGCCCGGGCAGCGGCTCCCCGAACCGTCTGCTGCGGCTCGTCCCGTAA
- a CDS encoding GNAT family N-acetyltransferase produces the protein MTLTVFRPGELTAADRAAWTALQAKAHLHGSPELANPFLSPEFALAIGRCRRGVRIAVLREGGEPTAFFPFQRSAAGVGRAIGLGVSDCQGLVHRPGFTWDAQELLRACGLAVWEFDHLAEGQTPFEADASGTFPSPVMDVDQGYETYLAGLRARSPKFTRTTLAKERKLGRDAGEVRYVHDERDPEALATLMAWKSAQYRRTGRSDRFAHPWITRLVQQLFHTRSDPFAGILSVLYADGKPIAAHFGLRTERVLACWFPAYDPAYSKYSPGLILHLRMAEAAAADGIAYLDLGRGQKEYKDSLKTRELMVSEGWVTRRHPVAVGHRARRAPVRALRNVVLSRPELFEPADRALKRMGRLRSRNRSK, from the coding sequence GTGACCCTGACCGTGTTCCGCCCCGGCGAGCTGACCGCCGCGGACCGGGCTGCCTGGACGGCCTTGCAGGCCAAGGCCCATCTGCACGGCTCGCCCGAGCTGGCGAACCCCTTCCTGTCCCCGGAGTTCGCGCTCGCGATCGGCCGCTGCAGACGCGGTGTACGCATCGCCGTGCTCCGTGAGGGCGGGGAGCCGACGGCGTTCTTCCCGTTCCAGAGATCCGCCGCCGGCGTCGGCCGGGCGATCGGCCTCGGTGTATCCGACTGCCAGGGACTGGTACACCGCCCCGGATTCACTTGGGACGCACAGGAGTTGCTGCGGGCCTGCGGGCTCGCGGTGTGGGAGTTCGACCACCTGGCGGAGGGCCAGACGCCGTTCGAGGCCGACGCCTCCGGCACCTTCCCGTCCCCGGTGATGGACGTGGACCAGGGGTACGAGACCTATCTGGCCGGACTCCGGGCGCGTTCACCCAAGTTCACGCGCACGACGCTCGCCAAGGAGCGCAAACTCGGCCGGGACGCCGGCGAGGTCCGCTACGTACACGACGAGCGTGATCCCGAGGCACTGGCCACGCTGATGGCCTGGAAGTCCGCCCAGTACCGCAGGACCGGCCGCAGCGACCGGTTCGCGCACCCCTGGATCACCCGGCTCGTGCAGCAGCTCTTCCACACCCGTTCCGACCCGTTCGCGGGCATCCTGTCGGTGCTCTACGCCGACGGGAAGCCGATCGCCGCCCACTTCGGACTGCGCACGGAACGCGTGCTGGCCTGCTGGTTCCCGGCGTACGACCCGGCGTACTCGAAGTACTCGCCAGGGCTGATCCTGCATCTGCGGATGGCCGAGGCGGCCGCCGCCGACGGTATCGCGTACCTGGATCTGGGCCGGGGGCAGAAGGAGTACAAGGACTCCCTGAAGACACGTGAACTCATGGTGTCCGAGGGGTGGGTGACACGTCGTCACCCGGTGGCGGTCGGACACCGGGCGCGGCGCGCCCCGGTCCGGGCGCTGCGCAACGTGGTGCTGTCGCGGCCGGAGCTCTTCGAGCCGGCGGACAGGGCACTGAAACGGATGGGCCGGCTCCGTTCCAGAAATCGATCAAAGTAG
- a CDS encoding lipopolysaccharide biosynthesis protein: protein MSDTTTTSETQADTPEAETPEQRPGRRLRLPGLGKGQGGGSQLFRNAYALMLNTGISAVLGLSFWLGAARYYSESAVGQSSAAIAAMKLLAGLTAVTLTGALARFIPVAGRATGRFIFRTYAGSSVIVALAGGVFLLTLDNWGPSYRFLHGPVPALGFVGAVVLWNLLTLQDGVLTGLRSALWVPVGNTVFSAVKLGLLVAFAAAIPTSGVFVSWVAAIAMSVLPLGWLVFRRLVPRHVKATEEHTKPPTLKEVGRFLAGDYTGSLFSLAVVYLVPVIVASQVSSADNAYFYITTTIGGTVNLLAINMGASLTVEGSHDPARLAANTRAALKRMARIMLPVAGALFFGAPWILGVFGSGYADAATPLLRWFAVGAVLRVVMETYFAMLRAQSRTGGLAWMQGLLCVLVLGLTLLLLPRMGLTGAGVAEISSLAVIVAIAAPKLYRTVRAAPADAVPEHSAPDGDLADLGAGSRGRGQGWARSLDSDTLALGVHLDFDHQERRPDVRPGPGTPPTGTPVPRADHRPAWALEQAGPEAVGLPVEEREPVTGASRELPVPAGADAELVRAARASLVRELRTPHTPPDPPSAPVLSLRARLLPTRGGTVLGCLLIAALLLYWVPASRLGEGDLERMGGLGLVSVLPLPTLIGAGLLVVVFASLLWGNREHRTLLALTLLATVVSLHALPAVIEAEPRFATAWQHLGFIDYIDRTGTAVPDLDARWSWPGFFAGAAFVAKACGVSDLTEVIRWWPLTMQLLYLAPLFLLTRALRASWRAKWTGVWIFVLSGWVGQDYFSPQGFTYLLYLVFVAILLVWFRAPRVLWAKMRPGEAEVEPTNRRQQAVLLAVLIALFAATVPAHQLTPFVMLGVLAVLVMVGKSELRGLPILFGVIVAVWVGFMAEPYWSGHFDELFGGMGGVGGNVSSSVSGRIEGGSSTHKLVLYTRVLLAGGVMTLACYGWWRRRDHKYRERSLLVLTFVPFLGFGMQSYGGEMALRVFMFALPGAALLAALALFPRTGITAKEQERDRISLAPLAALMAGLILMGGFLVARWGNEPFERTRPGEVTAMNYVYAHDDPTVQLLWLSNDLVDNVTPALPWGAKDMEKVQYVPTLAPADPVLVSGLVKALKDAGPHSYLMVNRSQVVYLQLDVGYSKSWEHRLLQNLDGRNELKKVFVNSDVTMYSLRQQPEGKLAKPDPGPIGPQVTWTPWSVVGGLAAVALILLLTAREAVRVAVRPGVRQLRWLQSSFWFSLPLLAVLLASLVQRFLTMK, encoded by the coding sequence GTGTCTGACACGACGACCACATCAGAGACCCAGGCCGACACGCCCGAGGCCGAGACACCCGAGCAGCGTCCGGGGCGGCGGCTGCGGCTGCCCGGCCTGGGCAAGGGCCAGGGGGGCGGCAGTCAGCTGTTCCGCAACGCCTACGCGCTGATGCTCAACACCGGCATCTCCGCGGTACTCGGGCTGAGCTTCTGGCTGGGCGCCGCCCGCTACTACTCCGAGTCGGCGGTCGGCCAGAGCTCCGCCGCGATCGCCGCCATGAAGCTCCTCGCCGGTCTCACGGCGGTGACCCTGACGGGCGCCCTGGCCCGCTTCATCCCGGTCGCCGGCCGCGCCACCGGACGGTTCATCTTCCGTACGTACGCGGGCAGTTCGGTGATCGTCGCGCTGGCCGGCGGGGTGTTCCTGCTCACGCTGGACAACTGGGGGCCGTCGTACCGGTTCCTGCACGGGCCGGTGCCCGCGCTCGGGTTCGTCGGTGCCGTCGTCCTGTGGAACCTGCTCACGCTCCAGGACGGGGTGCTGACCGGGCTGCGCAGCGCGCTGTGGGTGCCGGTCGGCAACACGGTGTTCTCGGCGGTCAAGCTGGGGCTGCTGGTGGCCTTCGCGGCGGCGATCCCGACCAGTGGGGTCTTCGTGTCGTGGGTCGCCGCGATCGCCATGTCGGTACTGCCGCTGGGGTGGCTGGTGTTCCGGCGGCTGGTGCCCCGGCATGTCAAGGCGACCGAGGAGCACACGAAACCGCCGACGTTGAAGGAGGTCGGCCGGTTCCTGGCCGGTGACTACACGGGGTCGCTGTTCTCGCTCGCGGTGGTCTACCTGGTGCCGGTGATCGTCGCCTCGCAGGTCAGCTCCGCCGACAACGCGTACTTCTACATCACCACCACCATCGGCGGCACGGTCAACCTGCTCGCCATCAACATGGGCGCCTCCCTGACCGTCGAGGGCTCGCACGATCCGGCCCGGCTTGCCGCCAACACCCGGGCCGCCCTCAAACGGATGGCGCGGATCATGCTGCCGGTCGCCGGTGCGCTGTTCTTCGGCGCGCCCTGGATCCTGGGCGTGTTCGGCTCGGGCTACGCGGACGCGGCGACCCCGTTGCTGCGCTGGTTCGCGGTCGGCGCGGTGCTGCGGGTCGTCATGGAGACGTACTTCGCGATGCTGCGCGCCCAGAGCCGTACGGGCGGACTCGCCTGGATGCAGGGCCTGTTGTGCGTCCTGGTGCTCGGTCTGACGCTGCTGCTGCTCCCCCGGATGGGTCTGACCGGAGCGGGCGTCGCGGAGATCTCGTCTCTCGCGGTGATCGTCGCGATCGCCGCGCCCAAGCTGTACCGGACGGTCAGGGCAGCGCCGGCCGACGCCGTCCCCGAGCACTCGGCACCGGACGGCGACCTCGCCGACCTGGGAGCGGGCTCCCGGGGGCGCGGGCAGGGTTGGGCGCGTTCGCTGGACTCGGACACGCTCGCGCTGGGCGTGCACCTCGACTTCGACCACCAGGAACGCCGCCCGGACGTCCGCCCCGGGCCGGGGACTCCGCCCACGGGGACACCGGTGCCGCGGGCGGACCACCGGCCGGCCTGGGCTCTGGAACAGGCGGGACCGGAGGCCGTGGGACTGCCTGTGGAGGAAAGGGAGCCGGTGACGGGCGCGTCCCGGGAACTCCCCGTCCCGGCGGGCGCGGACGCCGAACTCGTACGGGCCGCACGGGCGTCCCTCGTACGGGAGTTGCGGACCCCGCACACCCCGCCCGACCCGCCGTCGGCGCCTGTGCTCTCCCTGCGGGCCCGTCTGTTGCCCACCCGCGGTGGAACGGTCCTCGGCTGTCTGCTGATCGCGGCGCTCCTGCTCTACTGGGTGCCCGCGTCCCGCCTCGGCGAGGGCGACCTGGAGCGGATGGGCGGGCTCGGACTGGTCTCCGTACTTCCGCTGCCGACGCTGATCGGGGCCGGGCTGCTGGTCGTGGTGTTCGCGTCGTTGCTGTGGGGGAACCGGGAACACCGGACGCTGCTGGCGCTCACCCTGCTCGCGACCGTCGTGTCGCTGCACGCGCTGCCCGCGGTGATCGAGGCCGAACCGCGGTTCGCGACGGCCTGGCAGCACCTCGGGTTCATCGACTACATCGACCGGACCGGAACCGCCGTACCGGACCTGGACGCGCGCTGGAGCTGGCCGGGCTTCTTCGCCGGGGCCGCGTTCGTGGCGAAGGCATGCGGGGTCAGCGACCTCACCGAGGTCATCCGCTGGTGGCCGCTGACCATGCAACTCCTCTATCTGGCACCGCTGTTCCTGCTGACGCGCGCACTGCGGGCGAGCTGGCGCGCCAAGTGGACCGGCGTGTGGATCTTCGTCCTGAGCGGCTGGGTGGGCCAGGACTACTTCTCCCCGCAGGGCTTCACCTACCTCCTCTATCTGGTGTTCGTGGCGATCCTGCTGGTGTGGTTCCGGGCACCGCGGGTGCTGTGGGCGAAGATGCGGCCGGGCGAGGCGGAGGTCGAGCCCACCAACCGCCGCCAACAGGCCGTACTGCTGGCCGTGTTGATCGCCCTGTTCGCGGCGACGGTCCCGGCCCACCAGCTGACGCCGTTCGTGATGCTGGGCGTGCTGGCGGTCCTGGTCATGGTCGGCAAGTCCGAACTGCGGGGCCTGCCCATCCTGTTCGGCGTCATCGTCGCGGTGTGGGTCGGTTTCATGGCCGAGCCGTACTGGTCGGGGCACTTCGACGAACTCTTCGGCGGGATGGGCGGAGTGGGCGGCAATGTGTCGTCGAGCGTCTCCGGCCGTATCGAGGGCGGCAGTTCGACGCACAAGCTCGTCCTCTACACCCGCGTCCTGCTGGCCGGCGGGGTCATGACCCTCGCCTGCTACGGCTGGTGGCGCCGCCGCGACCACAAGTACCGCGAACGCTCCCTGCTCGTCCTCACCTTCGTCCCGTTCCTGGGCTTCGGCATGCAGTCGTACGGCGGCGAAATGGCCCTGCGCGTCTTCATGTTCGCCCTGCCCGGCGCCGCCCTGCTCGCCGCCCTCGCGCTCTTCCCGCGCACCGGGATCACCGCGAAGGAACAGGAGCGGGACCGGATCAGCCTCGCCCCGCTGGCGGCCCTGATGGCGGGCCTGATCCTCATGGGCGGCTTCCTGGTAGCCCGTTGGGGCAACGAGCCCTTCGAACGGACGCGCCCCGGCGAGGTCACCGCGATGAACTACGTGTACGCCCACGACGATCCGACCGTACAGCTGCTGTGGCTGAGCAACGACCTCGTCGACAACGTCACGCCGGCGCTGCCCTGGGGCGCCAAGGACATGGAGAAGGTGCAGTACGTGCCGACGCTCGCACCGGCCGACCCGGTGCTGGTGTCCGGGCTGGTGAAGGCGCTCAAGGACGCCGGCCCCCACTCGTACCTGATGGTCAACCGGAGCCAGGTCGTCTACCTCCAGCTGGACGTGGGCTACTCGAAGTCCTGGGAGCACCGGCTGCTCCAGAACCTGGACGGCCGGAACGAGTTGAAGAAGGTGTTCGTCAACTCCGACGTCACGATGTACTCGCTGCGCCAGCAACCGGAGGGGAAGCTCGCGAAGCCCGATCCCGGTCCGATCGGTCCCCAGGTGACGTGGACACCATGGTCGGTGGTGGGCGGCCTGGCGGCCGTCGCCCTGATCCTGCTGCTCACGGCCCGGGAGGCCGTACGGGTCGCGGTACGGCCGGGGGTTCGGCAACTCCGCTGGCTGCAGAGCAGCTTCTGGTTCTCGCTGCCGCTACTGGCGGTACTGCTGGCCTCGCTGGTGCAGCGGTTCCTGACGATGAAGTAG
- a CDS encoding SGNH/GDSL hydrolase family protein, producing the protein MRRFRITAYVTSLLLAAGLALTGATSAQASQLAAATGYVALGDSYSSGVGTGSYIASSGDCKRSTKAYPYLWAAAHSPSSFDFTACSGARTGDVLASQLTPLSSSTGLVSISVGGNDAGFADVMTTCVLQSDSSCLARINTAKAYVDSTLPGQLDSVYDAISSRAPAAHVVVLGYPRFYKLGQACLGLSEAKRSAINEASDYLNGALAKRAADHGFTFGDVKSVFTGHEICSGSSWLHSLNLFNIGESYHPTAAGQSGGYLPALTSAA; encoded by the coding sequence ATGAGACGTTTCCGAATTACGGCATACGTGACCTCGCTCCTCCTCGCCGCCGGCCTCGCCCTCACCGGGGCCACGTCGGCGCAGGCGTCCCAACTCGCCGCCGCCACCGGCTATGTGGCCCTCGGCGACTCCTACTCCTCGGGGGTCGGCACCGGCAGCTACATCGCCTCCAGCGGCGACTGCAAGCGCAGCACGAAGGCGTACCCGTACCTCTGGGCCGCCGCCCACTCACCCTCCAGCTTCGACTTCACCGCTTGCTCGGGCGCCCGAACGGGTGATGTTCTGGCGAGTCAGCTGACCCCGCTCAGCTCCTCCACGGGACTCGTCTCGATCAGCGTCGGCGGCAACGACGCGGGCTTCGCCGACGTCATGACGACCTGCGTGCTCCAGTCCGACAGTTCCTGCCTCGCCCGCATCAACACCGCGAAGGCGTACGTCGACTCGACCCTCCCCGGTCAGCTCGACAGCGTGTACGACGCCATCAGCTCCCGGGCGCCCGCCGCCCATGTGGTCGTCCTGGGCTACCCCCGCTTCTACAAGCTCGGCCAGGCCTGCCTCGGCCTCTCCGAGGCCAAGCGCTCCGCGATCAATGAGGCGTCGGACTATCTGAACGGCGCGCTCGCCAAGAGGGCCGCTGACCACGGCTTCACCTTCGGTGACGTCAAGTCGGTCTTCACCGGTCACGAGATCTGCTCGGGCAGCTCGTGGCTGCACAGCCTCAACCTGTTCAACATCGGCGAGTCGTACCACCCGACGGCCGCCGGTCAGTCGGGCGGCTATCTGCCGGCGCTCACCAGCGCCGCCTGA
- a CDS encoding glycosyltransferase family 2 protein, with translation MSSVLRPAISGEEPATANQQPITAGAYRPISSHLAITPPVSVVIPAMNEAENLPYVFKTLPDWIHEVVLVDGNSTDDTVEVARELWPGVKVVEQQGKGKGDALITGFEACTGDIIVMVDADGSADGNEIVSYVSALVSGADFAKGSRFANGGGTDDMTPIRKLGNWALCTVVNKKFGARYTDLCYGYNAFWRHCLDKIDLDCTGFEIETLINIRVVKAGLKVQEIPSHEYLRIHGTSNLRAVRDGLRVLRVILRERSNRRALRSRSHSRVLSASRGEAS, from the coding sequence ATGAGTTCCGTTCTGCGACCGGCGATTTCGGGCGAGGAGCCCGCAACCGCGAACCAGCAACCGATCACGGCCGGCGCGTACCGGCCGATCTCCTCCCACCTGGCGATCACGCCACCGGTGAGTGTGGTGATCCCCGCCATGAACGAGGCGGAGAACCTTCCGTACGTCTTCAAGACACTGCCCGACTGGATCCACGAAGTGGTCCTGGTCGACGGCAACTCCACCGACGACACCGTCGAGGTCGCCCGCGAGCTGTGGCCCGGCGTCAAGGTGGTCGAGCAGCAGGGCAAGGGCAAGGGGGATGCCCTGATCACCGGGTTCGAGGCCTGCACCGGCGACATCATCGTGATGGTCGACGCGGACGGGTCGGCGGACGGCAACGAGATCGTGTCGTACGTGTCCGCGCTCGTCTCGGGTGCCGACTTCGCCAAGGGCTCGCGCTTCGCCAACGGCGGCGGCACCGACGACATGACGCCCATCCGCAAGCTCGGCAACTGGGCGCTGTGCACGGTCGTCAACAAGAAGTTCGGCGCCCGCTACACCGATCTCTGCTACGGCTACAACGCCTTCTGGCGGCACTGCCTCGACAAGATCGACCTCGACTGCACAGGCTTCGAGATCGAGACCCTGATCAACATCCGGGTGGTCAAGGCGGGACTCAAGGTGCAGGAGATCCCGAGCCACGAATACCTCCGTATCCACGGCACGAGCAATCTGCGGGCCGTGCGCGACGGACTGCGCGTCCTGCGGGTGATCCTTCGGGAGCGCTCCAACCGGCGTGCCCTGCGCAGCCGTTCGCACTCCCGCGTGCTCAGCGCGAGCCGGGGAGAGGCGTCTTGA